The proteins below are encoded in one region of Diorhabda carinulata isolate Delta chromosome 3, icDioCari1.1, whole genome shotgun sequence:
- the LOC130891609 gene encoding putative mediator of RNA polymerase II transcription subunit 12 has translation MEKEPQPESMATVTIKPEYTPSEYSTSEPPPAYMKPRSTSVQITKIVAVTIVLCSVILGGFLLASAYVTANASCKQLEQELDILSEAAERFQSPLQPEALIQDSSAAPTTNFKRQVEPLNSEAPSHITKELTNNIDDDSSESDSSEDSEELPIKETKKSAALPIEMNDLITHLLEKNQKSKMNCVVEKKKAEEFVDHQPRTVSLPFGINLTTNPRFEKLTGERMVIVCESGTMQNAEPSMKPKEENEDDEDNDDDDEETIMIHPIMIPIPQTQFQTHMPQQMPPMPQQRPEQMRPIIQIETFRPSAPSMRPSVPSMRPSVPSMRPSVPSMGPSVPSMGPSVPSMRPSMMPQQQPQEQIQMRPQIQIHVQPQQPQQAEFPPNPILQHIVRQIVAQKIMESQRLREQQLREQQEEQQQQQQVQSEVNQDVDERPRFVQIEQIGQPIGQHRFPLPEEILTQLNRLPNREVIVAVPDNASEEPQQDIQYVQQQRESANEMNGRQSYSSVPMSIPVGMTHDQEATEPEQQATDERHHYVQPRSV, from the exons GCTTACATGAAACCGCGTAGTACATCCGTCCAGATTACCAAAATTGTTGCAGTTACTATAGTCCTTTGTTCTGTTATCTTGGGAGGATTCTTATTAGCTTCAGCATACGTCACAGCTAACGCTTCTTGTAAACAGCTGGAGCAAGAATTAGATATTCTCAGCGAGGCGGCGGAAAGATTTCAGTCACCTTTACAACCAGAAGCTCTAATACAA gattCATCTGCAGCACCTACAACAAATTTCAAACGTCAGGTAGAACCACTGAACTCTGAAGCGCCTTCTCACATAACTAAAGAACTAACCAATAACATTGACGATGATTCATCGGAAAGCGATTCGTCTGAAGATTCAGAAGAACTCCCTATCAAAGAAACCAAGAAGAGTGCAGCCTTACCTATTGAAATGAACGATTTGATTACTCATTTACTTGAAAAGAAccaaaaatcgaaaatgaaTTGCGTGGTCGAGAAGAAGAAAGCCGAAGAATTCGTCGATCATCAACCCAGAACTGTCAGTTTACCTTTTGGAATTAATTTAACGACAAATCCTAGATTTGAAAAACTTACTGGCGAGCGTATGGTTATCGTTTGCGAAAGTGGTACTATGCAAAA tgCCGAACCCTCAATGAAACCGAAAGAGGAAAATGAAGACGACGAAGATAACGATGATGATGACGAGGAAACTATTATGATACATCCAATTATGATCCCGATACCTCAGACACAATTCCAAACCCATATGCCTCAACAAATGCCACCGATGCCCCAACAACGTCCAGAGCAAATGCGTCCCATTATCCAAATTGAAACGTTTAGACCATCAGCGCCATCCATGAGACCATCTGTGCCCTCCATGAGACCATCTGTGCCCTCCATGAGACCATCTGTGCCCTCCATGGGACCATCTGTGCCCTCCATGGGACCATCTGTGCCATCCATGAGACCATCTATGATGCCACAACAGCAACCCCAAGAACAGATACAAATGAGACCACAAATCCAGATACACGTTCAACCACAACAACCACAACAAG CCGAGTTCCCACCAAATCCTATCCTACAACACATCGTTAGACAAATTGTTGCtcagaaaataatggaaagcCAAAGATTACGCGAACAACAATTGAGAGAACAACAAGAAgagcaacaacaacaacaacaagtCCAATCAGAAGTTAACCAAGATGTTGATGAACGTCCACGGTTCGTTCAAATCGAACAAATCGGACAACCGATCGGTCAGCACAGATTTCCTCTTCCCGAAGAAATTTTAACTCAACTCAACAG ATTACCCAATCGCGAAGTTATCGTAGCCGTACCTGATAATGCTTCCGAAGAACCACAGCAAGATATCCAATACGTACAACAACAAAGAGAAAGCGCTAACGAGATGAATGGAAGACAATCGTACAGTTCGGTTCCTATGAGTATCCCAGTTGGAATGACCCACGATCAAGAAGCTACCGAACCGGAGCAACAAGCCACTGATGAAAGGCACCACT atGTTCAACCCAGATCAGTTTGA